The nucleotide sequence TGTTTTCTACGTGCGGCAGGTCAGCCAGCAGACGATCTTTGACCGAGGCGTCGGCCACAAGATCACCGTCATAGAACGTATCGGACGAAAACCGCATGATCTGTTGGTGCATCCGGTACTGGACTTTCAAGCGTCGAAGGATCGCTTCGCCGTCGCGTTCGACCAAACGCTGCATCGTCGATCGCCGCATCCCGTCGTCGGCGGCTTGGTCGCTAAGCACGGTGGGAGGAAGCTGGAAGTGATCACCGGCGATCACCAACCGCTCGGCACGATCCACGGCTTGCCAGATCCCGGTTTCGGTGCACTGACAGGCTTCGTCGATCACCACCAAGTCAAAATCGCGTTTGCCCAACAGGTCATCATCGATGGTCGTGGTGGTGCAGATCACATCCGCGCCGTCCAAGACGCCACGGACGATCGAACGCTCCAGTGCACGGATTTGTCCGCGCAGCTGGCCAGCCTCGGCGAACAGTTGCCCGCGTCGTTTGTAACCTTCACGTCCGCTGGGACGTTTCGATGCGGCGTTGACCAATTGGTCGACTTCTCGGCGCATGTCTTCGATGACGGCGGCCGACGGATCCGATTCCACTCGTTCATCCAGCGTGTGCCCCCGCAGCGATTCAAATACCCTCGCCGGATGCCCCACGCGGATGACGGCGTCGTGCATGTCGACCAATTTTTCCATCAGGTTGTCGACGGCGGTATTGCTGGGGGCACACGCCAGCACTCGGCCGCCAAGCCGGACGGTTTGATAGATGATTTCGGCAACGGTTGTGGTTTTGCCGGTCCCCGGCGGACCGTGAATGACGGCCACGTCTTGGGCGGACAACGCGAATCGCACCGCTTCGCGTTGCGGCGGGTTCAAGTCGGTCAGAAATTCCACTTGGGGTTCTTGGCCGAACCGCAGCGGTCGGTTTCCCAGGATGACGTCACGCAGTTTCGCGGCGCGGCCCTCGGCGGTTTGGCTCTTGGCCATCGCGGCCAACTGACGACGGCGTGTGGTTTCATCCGGCGAAAGGTCGATGCGAAAACGATCGCCTTCGGGCCAGCGTTCGGTGGCCACTTGGATCGTGTGGGACTTGCGGCGACTGACAACGCCGGCGACGCCTTCATCGGATTCGTCGGCGTCGTCGCTGATAACCACCGGCGATCCGACCTTCAACCGGTTCATGGGCAGCGGTGCGGAGGTCGCTTTGACAAACTCCAACAGGTATCGGCCCGCCAATCCGATTTGGTGATCCGACATGTCCATCGCCAACAGCGTTTCGCCGGTTCGTTCGACGTCGGCGCGGCGTTGCATCTGGCGGCGTCGCGCCATGCGTTGGCGTTCCGCTTCGGATTCCAAATCCAACCAGCGTCGCAGGAGATCGAAATAGCGTTGTGGATCTTGAAAATCGGTGTCGGTGGCCGGTTGTGGATCGACCAGTCCTTCGGCGAACCTGTCGGGAAGCGCCCGCTTGGATGAGTCTTTGGATCGTTTCGGGCGGCGGCGTGATGACATGAGGGATGGTTATGGGGGCTTCGGAGCGAATCAGTGTTGGATTGGCAAATCGGCTGGATGGTCGTGGTGGGTTGGGTGCTTGTTTTTTCTTCGGCCGAAATCGCCGCCTATGGCTGGGACAAGTGGTCAGCGATTCGCAACCGACGACGAATCCCCGAGTCCACCTTGGTGACCATCGCCGCGTTGGGGGGATGGCCCGGGGGGATGCTGGCATCGCGATGGTTTCGGCACAAGACCATCAAAGGCAGCTATCGGGTCAAGTTTGCGGTCGCCACGGTCGTCAACCTGGCTATACTTGCCACGCTGGTGTACCTGTTCGTTTGTTAAGTGGTTTGCCGGTGGGGTTGGCGGTTTTTCGCGTCGCATCAACTCGGCCCACGGACCCGATTTCGTCGTTTCCATGTCGTACGTCGAACTGCACTGTCGCAGCAATTTTTCTTTCCTGCGGGCTGCATCCCATCCCGACGAATTGGTCCAACAGGCTGCGGAACTGGGGTACGCGGGGATCGCGATCACCGATCGTCATTCGATTGCCGGTGTCGTCCGCGGCTTTGCACCGGCAAGCGAATTGGGGATTCAGTACATCGTCGGCGCGGAATTGCATCCGGTCGATGCCCCGTCCATGGTGGTTTGGCCGACCGACCGGGCGGCCTATGGTCGATTGTGCCGTCTGTTGTCACGCGGACGAATGCGATGCGAAAAAGGCCAATGTACGCTTCATTGGTCGGACATCGTCGAACTGAACGATGGTTTGTTGGCCGGCGTGTTGCCCGATGATCCGTCATCCGTGTGGGACGACGAAGCCGGCTCCGGTGAAAGCGCTGGTAACCGATCGGGGATGACGCCACAAGCGATGGCCCGTCTGGGACGATTCATCCGGACCCACTTTCGCGACGTGTTTGGTGACCGCGGCTACTTGATGGCCGAACTGCACCAGGGCGTCGACGATGACTTGCGGTTACAAACGTTGGCCGATTTGGCATTGCGCTATGACGTTCCCTTGGTGGCATCGGGTGGTGTGGCCTATCACACGCCCGATCGCATGTTGATGCATGACTGTGTCACGGCCATTCGGCTGGGGAAGACCATCGCCGAAATCCATGCGGATCGATACGCCAACAGCCAACGACATTTAAAGTCGCTGGCCCGAATCCGACACCTTTACCGTGAACAACCGCGGGCGGTCAGTCGAACGTTGGAAATCGCACAGCGTTGCCAGTTTCGCTTGAGCGAATTGCGTTACGAGTATCCCGAGGAAATCGCACCGTCCGGGATGACGATGATCGAGCACCTGAAGCGGTTGACTTGGGAAGGCGCCAAGCAACGATGGCCCGGTGGCGTGCCCGACAATGTGCTGGCGTCGCTGAAGCACGAAATCCAATTGATCGAAGAACTGAAATACGAAGCCTATTTTTTGACCGTTTGGGACATGGTGCGTTTCGCCCGCAGTCGGGGCATTCTGTGTCAGGGTCGCGGTTCGGCGGCCAACAGTTCGGTGTGCTATTGCCTGGGCATTACGGCGGTTGATCCCGGCCAAGGGGAACTGCTGTTCGAACGGTTCATTTCACGTGAACGGAACGAAGCCCCCGACATCGACGTCGATTTTGAACATCAACGTCGCGAGGAAGTGCTGCAGTACTTGTACGAAAAATATGGTCGCGATCGCGCGGGGATGACCGCCACGGTGACAACGTATCGCGGCAAAAGTGCGATTCGCGAAGTCGGTAAAGCCTTGGGGGCATCGGCCGACGCCATCGACACGTTGGCCAAGTTGGCCGGCAGTTATGACCGGAATCCTGATTTACCCGATCGGTGTCGCCAGTCGGGG is from Crateriforma conspicua and encodes:
- a CDS encoding AAA domain-containing protein, encoding MSSRRRPKRSKDSSKRALPDRFAEGLVDPQPATDTDFQDPQRYFDLLRRWLDLESEAERQRMARRRQMQRRADVERTGETLLAMDMSDHQIGLAGRYLLEFVKATSAPLPMNRLKVGSPVVISDDADESDEGVAGVVSRRKSHTIQVATERWPEGDRFRIDLSPDETTRRRQLAAMAKSQTAEGRAAKLRDVILGNRPLRFGQEPQVEFLTDLNPPQREAVRFALSAQDVAVIHGPPGTGKTTTVAEIIYQTVRLGGRVLACAPSNTAVDNLMEKLVDMHDAVIRVGHPARVFESLRGHTLDERVESDPSAAVIEDMRREVDQLVNAASKRPSGREGYKRRGQLFAEAGQLRGQIRALERSIVRGVLDGADVICTTTTIDDDLLGKRDFDLVVIDEACQCTETGIWQAVDRAERLVIAGDHFQLPPTVLSDQAADDGMRRSTMQRLVERDGEAILRRLKVQYRMHQQIMRFSSDTFYDGDLVADASVKDRLLADLPHVENNRWTDSPLMLIDTAGAGMDEQLEPDGLSKLNPGEANVIVFLVRQLIESGVRPSEIAIIAPYAAQVRCLRSRLDDHRIEVDTVDGFQGREKDVVLLTMVRSNETGEIGFLKDTRRTNVAMTRAKRRLVVVGDSGTLGNDAFYADMLQYFDDQSAYHSVWEFASEMGL
- a CDS encoding DUF1294 domain-containing protein, with translation MLDWQIGWMVVVGWVLVFSSAEIAAYGWDKWSAIRNRRRIPESTLVTIAALGGWPGGMLASRWFRHKTIKGSYRVKFAVATVVNLAILATLVYLFVC